Part of the Cryptosporangium arvum DSM 44712 genome, AGCTGGGTCTGCGCGTGCGCGGCGCGGGTGCCCGACGCGCGGTCCTTCGCCGCCAGCGTGCTCGCCGCCTGCCCCTGGAACTCCGGGAACACCTGCTGGGCGATCAGCTCGAACGACCGTTTCGTGGCCTGCGGGTTGGCCCACTCGTGCCCGAGCAGCAGGAACGCGCCGAACCCGCCGGACTGGTCGACGAGCCGCCGCACCTGGGCCCGCGCGTCCTCCACGGTGCCGATCGCGCCGATCCCGGCCTCGTTGATGAAGTCGATCATCCCCTTGACGTCGGCGCTGGAGCCGACGTCCATCTGCGGGAACGCGGCGACCTTCTGGAAGTACGTGAACCAGTGCTCGATGCCGTACTCGACGTCGCGGTAGGCCTGTTCGCGGGTCTCGGCGACGTGCATCAGGCCCACCAGCCGCCAGCCGGAGCGCGACGGCGCCGGCCGGCCGTGGTGCGCGGCCCGTTCCTCGACGACGTTCCAGTGGTGGGCGAGCGCGTCGAACCCGTCGGGGGTGAGCGTGGCCCCGATCGAGAGCAGCCCGACGCCGTGCTGGCCGGCCATCCGCGGCCCGGTCGGCGAGGCCACCGCGGCGACCGCGATCTCGAAGCACGGGTCGGTGTACGGACGCAGCTGCAGCTGGGCGTCGACCAGGGTGTGGGTCTTGGTCCGGCGGGTGACGGTCTCCCCGCGGAGCAGCCGGACGATGATGTCGAGGTTCTCGCCGAGCAGCTCGCGCGTGTCGGTGGGGTTGAGGCCGATCATCGCCGAGTCGGTGGGCAGCGAACCGGGCCCGCAACCGAGCATGGCGCGGCCGCGGGTGAGGTGGTCGAGCAGGACCATGCGGTCGGCCACCCACAGTGGATTGTGGTAGGCGATCGACGTGACACCGGTGCCGAGCTTGATGTGGCGGGTGCGTTCGGCGGCGGCCGCGATGAAGATCTCGGGCGACGCGATGATCTCGGACCCGGCGGAGTGGTGCTCGCCGATCCAGGCCTCGTCGTAGCCGAGGGCGTCGAGATGCTCGACGAGCTCCAGGTCGCGGTGCAGGGCGAGCGTCGGGTTCTGACCGGGTCGGTGGAAGGGGGCCAGGAAGGTGCCGAAGCGGAGGCGGCTCATGGAGCCGAGCATGACCCGGATCAGACCGCCGGAGCTGTCCGGAAAGTGGACACCACGAGCTTGCCGGTGGTGTGCCGTCGAGCGAAGTCGACGCAGGCGCGCGGCCCGTCGGCGAAGTCGTACCGCCGGCCGATCGTGACCGGGAGCCGGCCGGCCACGACGAGGTCCGCGACCTCGTTCATCCCGCCGAAGGCCGCGTCGAGGTCGAGCACGAAGCGGGCCTCGACGTCGTCGCGGGGGCGGCCGGCGATCGGTTCGGTGATCGTCAGCAGGCGGCCGCCGGTGCGCAGGGCCCCGGCCGTCGCGCCGAGACCGTCACCGGGCCGGGTCAGGTTGAACGCCACGTCCACGCCGGACGGGTACTCGCTCTCGGCGTACCCGATCGTGGTGTCCGCGCCGAGCGTCCGCAGGAGTTCGGCGTCGGCCGGGGTGGCGGTCGCGATCACCCGCGCGCCGGCTTCGGCCAGCAGCGGGACCAGCGCGGTCCCGACCCCGCCGGTGGCCCCGACCACCAGCGCGGTCTCGCCGGGCCGCACCGCCGCCGTCCCCAGCAGCGCGAGCACGGTCAGCCCGACGGTCGGCACCGCGGCCGCCCGGTCGGCGGGCAGCCCGGCCGGTCGGTGGGCGATCAGCGGGGTGTCGGCCTCGAACACCGCGTACTCGGCCAGCGACCCGGTGCCCAGCGAGGGCCGGGTGGGGCTGACCAGCGCGCGCAGCACCCGGGGAACGGACTGGCCGAACACCTCGTCCCCGACCCGGTAGTCCCTGACCCCCGGCCCGGCGGCGGTGACCGTTCCGGCGAAGTCGTTGCCCAGGACGTGCGGGAAGACCAGCGGCGCGACGTCCCGGTACGCCCCGCTGGGCAGCCGGACGTCGGCCGGGTTGATCGACGCGGCGGCGATCCGGACCTGGATCTGCCCCGGGCCCGCGGCCGGTACCGGCACGTCGGTGACGACGTAGGTCTCCGGCGCTCCGTAGCGGATCGCGGCGACAGCTTTCATGGTGGGCCTCCAAGCGGACCGGTGGGTCAGGTTAGCCGCGGCGACGGTAGCGATAAGCGGACCGGGCGGTCAACTTGTTAGGGTGGCGGAGTGAGCCCGCTCCGCGCCGACGCCGCACGCAACCGTGCGCTGCTGCTGGCCGCGGCGGCCGACGAGTTCGACGAACACGGCCTGGACGCCTCGGTCGCCGACATCGCCCGCCGGGCCGGCGTCGGCAAGGGAACGGTCTTCCGGCACTTCCCCACCAAGGACGACCTGATCGCGGCGATCGTGCGGAGCCGGATCGAGGAGCTCAACGCGGTCGCGGAGGAACTGCTCACCGCCGACGACGCCGGCGCCGCGCTGTTCACGTTCGTCGAGACCGCGGCCCGGCGGCAGCAGGAGCGCGACCTGTCGTTCCTGCGGGGCGCGGCGAGCCCGATCGACGCCCAGCAGCGGATGGCGACCCTGCTCGACCGGCTCGTCGAGCGGGCCCACGAGCAGGGCGCGCTCCGGCCGGACGTCACCGGCACCGACGTGTTGCTGCTGATGTGCGCGCCGAACCACGTCGTGAGCTTCGCCCCGGACGCGTCGCCCGATCTCTGGCGGCGCTACCTCGCGATCATCGTCGACGGCCTGCGCCCGGAGGGGGCGCGCCCGCTGCCAGAGCCGCCGCCCGCCGGATTCTCCGGCTGAGAGCGAATCGTCGGCCTCGCATACGGCCAGGGATACGCCGGCGCGACACCCGGAGCTACGTTCACGGTACTGCCCGGAACCGGGCACCTGCCCCAGCTCGAGACCTCGACCGAACTGCTCAGCTCGGCACTCGGCCGGACGATGGGGACGACATAGCCGTCGAGCGGGAGCGGCCGTGGACAGAACACGCCTGATCGTCGGTGCGCCGCTCCTCGCGGTACCGCTCCTCATTATCCTGTTCGTCGACGGCGGCGGTCTCTCCGCGTTCGGTATGCACAGCTTCGCGATCGCGGACGCCACCGGTCTGGTCGGCATCGTCATCGGTCTGGTGCGCTACCGGCCCCGCTACCTGGCGCCGTGGTGGTGCCTCGTCGCGGTGGGCGTGGTCCAGGTGGCCGGCGACATCGCGATCACCGTCGGCGGGATGATCGACCTGGCCGGCGTGCTGTTCGTGCCGCGTTACCCGCTCTACGCGCTCGCGCTCCTGCTCTGGGCCCGCCGGCGGCACCCGGGCCGCGACGCGGCGACCTGGATCGACCTGGGCATCGTCGCGGTCGCGCTGGCGCTGCTGTCCTGGGTGTTCCTGATCTCCCCGCAGCTCGTCGGCGGCGAGCAGCACGGCTGGGCCGCGGGCACGACGCTCGCGTACCCGGTGATCGAGCTGGTGCTGATCTCGCTCGGGTTGCGGCTCTGGCTCGGCGCCCCGCGGCGCACCCCGTCGATGCTCCTGCTCGGGGCCGCGCTCGTCGTCTACCTCGCCGCCGAGATCGTGTACTCGATGTTCACCGTGGCCGGCGAGGCGGACGTGTCCGACCTCTGGAACCTGCTGTTCCTGGCGCCCGGTCCGCTGACCGCCGCCGCGGCGCTGCACCCGTCGATGGCGCGGCTCTGCGACCGGGTGCCCGACGCGACGCCGTCGGTGTCGGGGCGGCGGCTGTTCCTGCTGGCCGTCGTCGCCACCGTCCCGCCGGGGGTGCTGCTGGTCCAGTACGTGCGCGGGGGCGACCTGCACGCCCCGTCCATCGCGGCGGCGTGCGCCGGGCTGACGTCGCTGGTGCTGGCCCGGATGTGGCTGCTCGTCGTCGAGCAGCGGCGGATCGCGGTGACCGACGGGCTGACCGGTCTCAACACGCGCCGCCGCTTCGAGGAGGCGCTGACCGTGCAGTTCGACCGGTCGCGCAGCATCGGCGTCATGCTGCTCGACGTCGACCACTTCAAGCAGGTGAACGACGTCTACGGACACCAGACCGGGGACGCGGTGCTCGAGGAGCTCGCCCACCGGCTGACGAGGTCCGTCCGGGCCGGCGACCTGGTCGCACGCTACGGCGGGGAGGAGTTCGCGGTGCTGCTCGGCTCGTCGGACCGGTCCACGACGGCGGCGGTCGCCGAGCGCACGCGGCTGGCCGTGGCGTCCCGCCCGTTCGTCGTCGGCGGCGGGATCGAGCTGCCGGTCACCGTCTCGATCGGCGTGGTCGTCTGGGACGGGGCGGCCGAGCTCGAGGCACCCGCGGACCTGCTGCGCGCGGCCGACCGCTGCCTCTACCGGGCCAAGGCCGACGGCCGCAACCTCGTCGTCACCGGCTGAAGTACGGCGACCGGCGGTACCACTTGGCCACCCCGGCCGCGACGAGACCGGCCAGCAGCACCACGCCCGGCGCGGCCAGGCTGAACCACCCGTTGTCGGCCCCGATCGCCCACTCGCTGCTCAGCGTCGCGTAGTACCCGGCCAGGAAGAGCCCGAGCAGGAGCAGCACCACCCCCGACACCAGCGGCACGACGACCGCCGTCACCGCCTCCCGCACGCTGCTGCGCAGCAGGCCGCGGAACCGGATCGCGGCGGTGATCGCGGTCAGCCCGTAGTAGAGCGCCACGAGCAGCCCGATCGTGTTCACGGCCGCGAGGATCGCCTGGCTGAGCGTCGGGATGACGGCTTCGAGGACCGCGACGCCCGCGCCGATGACCGCGATCGCGATCGTGGCCGCCGCCGGCGCCCCCCGCCGGTTCAGCCGCGACCACAGCGGACCGAGCGTGCGGTCGCGGCTCATCGCCAGCGTGAGCCGCGCGGTCGGAATGACCCCGGCCTGCAGGGACGCGACCGCGGAGAACATCAGCGCGATCAGCGGGAGCGTGGCCCACGGCTCGGGGGCGAGTTTCGCGCCGAAGTACGTGAGGCCCTGGGCGCCGTTGGTGACCAGCTCGTCGGTGGAGAGCACCCGCTGGAACGCGATCGCGCCGAGCACGAACAGCCCCAGCATCGTGAACAGCGCGATGTACCCGCCGCGGGCGGCGTCCCCGGGGTCGCGGGTCTCCTCGGTGACGCTGAACGCGGCGTCCCAGCCCCAGAAGAAGAACACCGCGAGCACCAGGCCCTGGGCCAGCCCGGAGAACGAGCCGATCGCGAACGGGTCGAGCCAGGACAGCGAGAAGCCCTGGTCGCCGACGACCAGCCCCCAGCCGCAGAAGATCGCGAGGACCGCGTACTCGAAGACCAGCAGGTACTTCTGGAAGCGGGCGGCGTGCGAGACGCCACGGACCGCGGTCCAGGTGATCAGCGCCAGGACGATCAGGCCGAGCGCGGTGCACTGCGCCGTCGAGTTCGGATCCAGCGCGGTGAACCCGAGCTTCTCCGCCGACTGGATGAGCAGCGAGCCGGTGATCGCGGTCGTGTAGGCGAGGAAGACGACGGTGCCCGCGACCGGGATCCAGCCGGCCAGGAAGCCCAGCCACGGGCCCATCGTCCGGCCCACCCAGGTGTAGCCGGTGCCGCAGTTCTGCTCGGAGCGGTTGAGCCGGGCGTACGCGCCGGCGATGCCGAGGATCGGCAGGAAGGCCAGGACGAGCAGGATCGGCACCTGCCGGCCGACGAGCGACGCGAGCACGCCGGTGCCGATCGCGATGCTGGTGGTGGCGGCGGTGCTGGAGGCCGCGATCACCACGCCGTCGACGACGCCCAGCGACTTCGTGAGGGCGGCCGCATCCGCGCCGGGCACCGGAGACAACGCCTGTTCGTCCATGGCGCTAGATCGAACGCCGAAAGCCCGTGTTCATCAATGGTGTTGTCATAAGCTGCTCCGCATGACTCGTGTGCCGACGACCCGGCGGCGGCGCCGGCCGACCAAGAACGGCGTCGTGCTGAGCCACGACCTCATCGTGAAGACCGCGATCCGGCTGATGCACGAACACGGCTCCGAGGGCCTGAGCGTCCGGCGGCTCGGCCTCGCGCTCGGCGCCGACCCGTCGAGCGTCTACCGGTACTTCCGCGACACCGACGACCTGATCCGGGCGGTCGCCGACGACCTGATCGGCCAGTATCTCTCCGACTTCGTGCCCGGCCCGGACCACCGCGCCGCGCTACGCGAGCTCGGAACGCGGATCCACAGCGCGCTCGTCGCCGAGCCGCGGATCTCCGTGCTCACCGCGTCCCGGGTCACCGGCCGCCCGCACGAGATCCGGGTGATCGAACTCGGGCTCGGCATCCTCCGGCACGCCGGGTTCTCCGCCAGGGACGCGGCCCGCTACTACCACGCGTTCATCGACCTGACGCTGGGCTTCGCGTCGCTCGACGCGTCGGCGGCGACGCTCGCGCACGGCACCGACGAGTCGGACGACGCCGTCTGGGGCACGGTCTACGCCCGGCTGCCGGCCGGGACCCATCCGAACATCGCGGCCTGCGCGGGGTCACTCGCCACGACCATGCGCGGCAGCGCCTACCCGGCCGCGCTCGACCTGTTCCTCGACGGCCTGGAGGCGCGGCGCCGTTAGGCGGGGACCGGCTGGAGGGCGACGACGCCGTCGCACCAGTCGGTGTACGCGTCGAACAGGTGCTCGTCGCTGGTGTCGGCCGTGCGTTTGCTCTCGAAGAGCGCGCGGCCGGCCGCGGTGTCGGACACGATCCGCCCGTCGACCAGACGAATCGTGTCCAGCACGTCACCGGTGTCGACGTCGATCATCTGCAGTGCCGTCACAGCGCTCCTCTGAGTGCGCCCCGTTCCGTACCGTGATCGTCTCCTATCCAACCAAACTCCTCACAAACCGAACGCACCACCGTCGACGAGAATGAACACGCCGAGGACGATGAGGACGACCGGCAGCAGCACGTGCCCCCAGCGCGAGAGCACGGTCGCGATCGCCGGACGCGTCGCGAACCACCGCCCGGCCGCGACCCACACCGCGACCAGCACCAGGAACACCCCCACGTAGACGCTCGTGCCGCCGGCACCGGCGGTGGCGAAGACCGGTACGTAGACGCCGATGTTGTCGCCGCCGTTCGCGAACGTGACCGCGGCGACCTCGAGCGCGCGCGGCCCGCCGTCCCCACCCGCCGGCGAATCGTCGGCGTCGTGGCGGTGCCGCCACGCGCTCACCGCGGCCTTGATCCCGAGCGCCAGCGGCAAGAGCCCCAGGTAGGGGATCGCCGCCTCGGGCAGGAACGTCGCCCCGAACGCGGCGGCCCCGGCGGCGACGAGGATCGCCAGGAACCCGAGGTACTGACCGACCGCGATCCGCCGCGCCGTCCCGCGCCGTCCGGCGCCCTGCGCGAAGAACAACGCCAGGACGAGCAGGTCGTCGACGTTCGTGACCGCGAACAGGCCGACGGCCGACGTCAGGACGCCGAGGTTCATGCGGCTTGCTCGGCGACACCGCGGGCGAGGAGGTCGTCGGCCTGCGCCGCGGTCAGCCCGGCCTCGCGGAGCAGCGCCGTGGTGTGCGCACCGAGCGCCGGCACGTCGCCCATCCGCGCCTCGACGTCGGCGAACGTCACCGGGGGCAGCAGCGCCTTGACCGTCGCGTTCTCGGTGCGGATCTCGCGCCACCGGTCCCGCGCCGCGAGTTGCGGGTGCGCGATCACCTCGTCGAGCTCACGCACGTCCGCGGCCGGCACCCCGGCCGCGGCGAGCCGGGCGTCGAGCTCGGCCGTCGACCACTTCGCCGACTGCTCGGCGACCGCCGCGTCGCACTCCGCGCGGTGGCGCACCCGGTCGACGTTCGTGGCGAACCGCGGGTCGTCGGCCAGCTCGGGCACACCGAGCACGGTGGTCACCAGCGTCCGCCACCCGGAGTCGTTCTGCACGCCGATGAGGATCCGGCCGTCCGTGGTCGGGTAGGAGTCGTAGGGCGCGATCGCGGTGTGGCTCAGCCCCATGCGTGCCGGCTGCACACCGGTGTACAGCGACGTGTACAGCGGATACCCCATCCACTCGACGGTCGCCTCGAGCATCGACACGTCCACCGCGGCGCCCACCCCGGTCCTCCCCCGGCGCAGCAAAGCCGCCAGGACCGACTGCACGCAGTACATGCCGGCGGCGATGTCGGAGGTCGGGATGCCGGTCTTGGACGGTGTGCCGGGCGTACCGGTGATCGAGACCAGCCCGGCTTCGGCCTGGATGAGCATGTCGTAGGCCTTGCGCTGCTCGTAGGGCCCGCCGACGCCGTAGCCGGTCAGGCTGACCGTGACCAGGGCCGGGTGGGCGGCGCGCAGTTCGTCGGCGCCGAGCCCGAGCCGGGCCGCCGCCCCGGGCGCGAGGTTCTGCACGAACACGTCCGCGGTGCCGATCAGGCTGCGGACGACGGCGACGCCCTCGGGCGACTTCAGGTCGACGGCCAGCGACTCCTTCCCCCGGTTCAGCCAGACGAAGTGCGCGCCGGTGCCGTGGACGACGCGGTCGTAGTCCCGGGCGAAGTCGCCGCGCCCGGTCCGCTCGACCTTGATCACCCGCGCCCCGAGGTCGGCGAGATGCCGCGTGGCCAGCGGCGCGGCCACGGCCTGCTCGAGCGCGACGACCGTGACACCGTCCAGAGGTTGTTCCATGGCATCCGATGATCCCGGACGGCGCAGCTCGCTGGTCGGGCCGGCCGGAACATCGCGGAGCCCCGCGCGGTCGGAGCACGCGCCGCCGACCGTGGGCCCGGTGCGCTCCGCGCCGCCGCCGCGTTCGCCGGGGTCGTCACCGGAGCCGTCACGCTGGTGCTCGCGGTGGGCGCCCGGCCGCGACGTAGGTCACTCGAACCCGTTATGTACGCGCGTACACAACGGAGTTAGGGTGGTGGCCATGCAACCCGGTACCACTGTCCCGGCCCCGCCGTCCCGGCCGGCGGTCCGGAGCGCCACCCTCGCCACCTACGCCGCGTTCATCGGGTCGGGCTTCGCGTTCGCCAACTGGGCCTCGCGTATCCCGCAGGTGCGTGACCAGCTCGAGCTGGATCCGGCCGCGCTCGGCCTGGTGCTGCTCGCGATCGCGGCCGGCTCGCTGGTGGCGCTGCCCCTGTCGGGGCCGGTGGTCACCCGGCTGGGCTCCGCTCGCACGATCACCGCGATGGCCGTCGTGCTCGGCATCGGCCTGGTCGTCGCCGCGCTCGGCTCGCTCGTCGGCGTCGTCCCGGTGCTGATCGGGCTGTTCCTGCTCGGCTTCGGCAACGGCGCGTGGGACGTCGCGATGAACGTGCAGGGCACGGTCGTGGAGCGTCACCTCGGCCGCTCGATCATGTCCCGCTTCCACGGCGGGTTCAGCCTCGGCACGGTGGCCGGCGCGCTCGTCGGCGCGGTCATGGTGGCGTTCTCCGTGCCGGTCGCCGTGCACCTGCCGGTCGTCGCGGTGCTCGTCGTGCTCGTCGTCGTCCAGCAGACGCGGCGGTTCATCCCCGATCGGGACGAGACCGAGCCGGACGCCGCCGGCGACACGGCGCCGATCAGCGCGCTGGCCGCCTGGCGGGAGCCGCGCACGCTGCTGATCGGGGTGTTCGTGCTCGCGTTCGCGTTCGCCGAGGGCGTCGGCAACGACTGGATCAGCATCGCCGCGATCGACGGCCACCACGTCTCCGAGGTGCTCGGGACGCTGGCGTTCGCCGGGTTCCTGACCGCGATGACGATCGGCCGGTGGTTCGGGCCGGCCGTGCTGGCGCGCTACGGTCGGGTCACCGCGGTGCGCCTGCTCGCGGTGACCGGCATCGCCGGCTCGCTGCTGTTCGTGTTCGCTCCGGTGCCCGCCCTCGCCTACGTCGGCGCGATGCTGTGGGGGCTGGGCGCGTCGCTGGGCTTCCCGGTCGGGATGAGCGCGGGCGGCGACGATCCGCGCCGGGCCGCCGCCCGGGTGAGCGTGATCGCGTCGATCGGCTACTGCGCGTTCCTCGCCGGCCCGCCGGTCATCGGCTTCGTCGGTCACCAGAGCTCGGTGCTGCGCGCGATCGTGCTGGTCTCGGTGCTGCTCGGGGTGGCCGCGCTGATCGCCGCGACGGTCCGCGAACCGGAGCGCGCCGGCGACGCCTGACGCGCCACCGCGGGTCGGTCGAGAAGTTCAGGCCTCCGAACCCGCGCGACGTCCGCGAGAGACGCCGCGCGGGCGGAGGTCCTTCCGGCGCGCTCAGGCGCCGAGCTTCGCCACCTGGTCGTCGACGTTGATCTTGCCGCTGCCGACGTCGGAGATGAACGTCTCCAGCGCGGTGTTCTGCGCCGCCGTGCCCCCGCAGATCTTCACCGTCGGCACCGGGTCCTTGCCGAGGTGCCAGTCACGCGAGACACCCATCTTCAGCTTGCCGTCGGCGAAGTCCTGCAGCGCCGCCGCGAAGTACTCGCCCGGGTCGAAGATCGAGGAGACCTGGAACTTCGGGCTGGTCGAGTCGCAGCGGTCGGTGCCCGGCGTCGACAGGATGAGGTTCTTGGTGTTGCCGAACTTGGCCACCGCGTCGGTCGCGCCACCGAGGTAGGGGTAGAGCGCCTTGACGCCCTGGTTGGCCTGGGCCTGCGCGGCCTCGGTGGCCTTGCCGGAGTCGTTGAAGTCACCGGTGTAGGTGGTCACCAGCGTGGCCTCGGGGATCACCGAGCGGATGCCGGCCTTGAACGCCTTGGCGGCCTGCACCGAGAAGTCGGCCTCCGGGCCGGTGACGTACCCGGCCTTGGTGTAGCCCTTCTCCTTCATCAGCAGCCCGTTGGCGTAGCCGGTGGCGAAGATGACCTCGTTGATGAAGTCACGCGAGATCGTGATCTTCGGCGTCTGCTTCAGGTCCTGCTGCGCCGGGACGTACCAGGCGGTGTTGCCGCAGACCGACTCCTCGGACGCGCTGATCGCGTCCTTCAGCTCGCTGGCCCCGAGCGCGACCATGTCGACCTTCTGGCGGCACAGGTTGCGGGCCTGGTTGAGCGCGTCGGCCTGGTTGACCGAACCGACCTTGATCAGCGTCCAGCCCTGCTTGTCGGTGAACTCCTGGGCCTTGGCGACGAAGCTCTCGTAGTAGCCGTTGTCGTTGAGGTCACCGGGGCTGAGCACCCCGATGACCACCTTGCCGTCGCCGTTGGTGTCCGGTCCCGTGGTGCTGCTGCTCCCGGCGGACGACGACGGGGAGGTCTCCACGGTGTCGCCGGGGCTGGTGCAGGCCGCGAGCGGGACGACGAGGCACGCGGCGACGGCGGCCGCCCGCAGGGTGAGGCGTCTCATTACTGCTCCTGGGGGTCACAGGGGGAGGGAGCTATCCGCGAGAGCCCAGGTCGGAGCTCTTCGTTGTGGTCAGCGTCACCTCGGGATGTTCCAGCCCCATGTCTCTCACGTCAAGAGATGATGTCGCGCAATGTGAAACGACAATGCGCCTAAACGTCACGGAACGAAGGCGATACGGACTGGTCCGCCGGACGGATCGGCGTCGGCCACGAGGCCGAACGGAACCCGGAACACCCGACCGGGCGCCGCGGGCCAGGGCACCCGGACCGTGCCGATCCGGCGCCCGTCCTGCACCGCTTCGACCCGCGGGAACCTCCGGTGGGCGTCGCTCCAGAGCAGGAGCCGGTCCCGCGCCGGTGCGGGCCCGCCCGGCCGCACGAGCTGCGGCGCGACCCAGCGCAGCGGCGTGTCCACCTGGAGCCCGACCCCGGCCTGGGCAGCGCCCGCTCCGGCGTGGGCGGCGCCGGCTCCGGCGCCGCGGAGGTAGGCCAGGACGGCGGGCGCCACGTGCCGGCCGTCCAGCGCGGCCACGTCGGCGGTGTCGACCGGGTGCAGCAGGTTGCCCGCCGCGAAGACGCCGGGAACGCTCGTGGCCAGCGCCGTGTCCACCCGGGGGCCGCGCGTCGCGGGGTCGAGCGCCACTCCCCCGAGCCGCGCCAGCTCGTGGTCGGGAATCCAGTCCCCGGTCGTCACGACCGTGTCGCACGGCACCCGGCGCCGCTCACCGGTGCGCAGGTCCTCGACGTCGACCGACGTCACGCGCCCCCGGCCGCGGATCGCGACCACCCGGGAGAGTGGACGCACCGGCACCCCGGACACGGCCGGGCCGACGGCCGGGAACACCTCCGGTTTCGCGTACTCCGACGTCATCAGCACCGTGGAGCAGCCGGCCGCACGCAGCGTCAGCACCGCCGACCAGCTCACGAGCTCCGCCCCGATCACCACGGCCCGGCGCCCCACCGACCGGCCGTGGAGGTGCACGAGGTTCTGCAGCTGCCCGGTGGTGTACACCCCGTCGGGCCGGTCACCGGGGATCAGCCGGGCCGCCCGCGGCCGTTCCCGCGCCCCGGTCGCGAGCACGACCGCGTCGGCCCGGATCACCCGGCGCCCTCGCGGCGAGGTCACCTCCAGGGCACGCTCACCGGCCCATCCGGTCACCATCGCCGAGGTCTCCAGCGCGGCCCCCGCCCGCCGCGCCAGCCCGGTCAGCCGGCGCGCGTACTCCGGCCCCGACAGGAACCGGCGCAGGTCACGCAGCCCGTAGCCGGGGTGGTCGCTGTGCCGCGGGATCCCGCCGGTCACCGCTTCGCGCTCGAGCACCAGCACGTCGACGGACGGCGCCAGCGCCGCCGCCGCGGTGAGCCCGGCCGGCCCGCCACCCACGATCACGACCGTGCTCATCGCCGGGCCTCCAACAACGCGCGCACCTCGGCGCCACAGTAGA contains:
- a CDS encoding MFS transporter — translated: MQPGTTVPAPPSRPAVRSATLATYAAFIGSGFAFANWASRIPQVRDQLELDPAALGLVLLAIAAGSLVALPLSGPVVTRLGSARTITAMAVVLGIGLVVAALGSLVGVVPVLIGLFLLGFGNGAWDVAMNVQGTVVERHLGRSIMSRFHGGFSLGTVAGALVGAVMVAFSVPVAVHLPVVAVLVVLVVVQQTRRFIPDRDETEPDAAGDTAPISALAAWREPRTLLIGVFVLAFAFAEGVGNDWISIAAIDGHHVSEVLGTLAFAGFLTAMTIGRWFGPAVLARYGRVTAVRLLAVTGIAGSLLFVFAPVPALAYVGAMLWGLGASLGFPVGMSAGGDDPRRAAARVSVIASIGYCAFLAGPPVIGFVGHQSSVLRAIVLVSVLLGVAALIAATVREPERAGDA
- a CDS encoding BMP family ABC transporter substrate-binding protein gives rise to the protein MRRLTLRAAAVAACLVVPLAACTSPGDTVETSPSSSAGSSSTTGPDTNGDGKVVIGVLSPGDLNDNGYYESFVAKAQEFTDKQGWTLIKVGSVNQADALNQARNLCRQKVDMVALGASELKDAISASEESVCGNTAWYVPAQQDLKQTPKITISRDFINEVIFATGYANGLLMKEKGYTKAGYVTGPEADFSVQAAKAFKAGIRSVIPEATLVTTYTGDFNDSGKATEAAQAQANQGVKALYPYLGGATDAVAKFGNTKNLILSTPGTDRCDSTSPKFQVSSIFDPGEYFAAALQDFADGKLKMGVSRDWHLGKDPVPTVKICGGTAAQNTALETFISDVGSGKINVDDQVAKLGA
- a CDS encoding NAD(P)/FAD-dependent oxidoreductase, whose amino-acid sequence is MSTVVIVGGGPAGLTAAAALAPSVDVLVLEREAVTGGIPRHSDHPGYGLRDLRRFLSGPEYARRLTGLARRAGAALETSAMVTGWAGERALEVTSPRGRRVIRADAVVLATGARERPRAARLIPGDRPDGVYTTGQLQNLVHLHGRSVGRRAVVIGAELVSWSAVLTLRAAGCSTVLMTSEYAKPEVFPAVGPAVSGVPVRPLSRVVAIRGRGRVTSVDVEDLRTGERRRVPCDTVVTTGDWIPDHELARLGGVALDPATRGPRVDTALATSVPGVFAAGNLLHPVDTADVAALDGRHVAPAVLAYLRGAGAGAAHAGAGAAQAGVGLQVDTPLRWVAPQLVRPGGPAPARDRLLLWSDAHRRFPRVEAVQDGRRIGTVRVPWPAAPGRVFRVPFGLVADADPSGGPVRIAFVP